One genomic region from Sphingobacterium sp. UGAL515B_05 encodes:
- a CDS encoding efflux RND transporter permease subunit, with translation MNLSAVFIKRPVLTIVVNITIILFGYIGFSFLGVREYPSIDPAIVSVRTNYAGANPDIIESQITEPLEKAINSIDGIRNISSSSNQGSSNITIEFDLKKNLEEAANDVRDKVSQAVRSLPQDIDAPPVVSKADADSDPIITLTLQSETRDKLSLSDYAENVISERLQTIPGVSSTQIYGQKRYAMRLWLNPDRMAAYGITASDIRTALNNQNVELPSGKIVGNTTELTVKTVGNLSTPEQFNDIILKADSSRIVKFIDIGRAEIDAENLETKMVSNGKQLVGIAIIPQPGTNYLDIANNFYKMLDQIKEDLPQDIILNIASDNTTFIKKSVEEVAETLLISIILVTLIIYFFFRDWGIALRPLLDIPVSLIATFFIMYIFGFSINVLTLLAIVLATGLVVDDGIVVTENIFKKVEEGMSPIEAALKGSKEIFFAVISISITLAAVFLPVIFLQGFVGRLFREFGVVIASAVLVSAFVSLTLTPMLNAYLIKGGGHKKTKFYDWTEPMFVKMNKGYANALEKFMKFKWISFPILILCFVIIGILFSSIKKETAPYDDRSSISVNVTGPEGATYEYMDRYMQELDKLVYDSIPENKISLNITSPGFGASSVNSGRIRMTLVDPSERKKSQDDIAKELTKWTKKYDGVRVNVSQTPTISMNRRGGLPVQYIIQAQNFEKLQEKIPEFMNEVNSDPAFSTTDINLKFNKPELHVEIDRLKALSLGVSVLDVSQSLQLLLSGQRFAYFMRDGKQYQVIGQVENDRRATPTDLASIYVRNNLGQLIQLDNVVSVKEESSPPQLYHNNRYMSATVSAGLAPGMSMSDGIAAMDRIKEKVLDQSFTTDLSGESRDFVESSSNTLFAFGLALLLIYLILAAQFESFLDPFIIILTVPMAVAGALISLWLFDQTWNIFSQIGTIMLIGLVTKNGILIVEFANQMREEGMEKFEAIMHSAESRLRPILMTSLAIALGALPIAMSLGAASTSRIGMGVVIVGGTIFSLILTLFIIPAIYYMWSRQKKHRPEFDNIKSYE, from the coding sequence ATGAATTTATCTGCAGTTTTTATTAAACGCCCTGTTTTAACTATTGTCGTCAATATTACCATCATATTATTTGGCTATATTGGTTTTAGTTTTCTGGGTGTACGCGAATACCCCTCTATTGACCCAGCGATTGTTTCCGTCAGAACAAATTATGCCGGCGCCAATCCAGATATCATTGAATCTCAGATTACCGAGCCGCTAGAAAAGGCCATAAACTCGATCGATGGTATCCGCAACATCTCTTCTTCGAGCAATCAGGGATCCAGTAATATCACCATTGAGTTTGATTTAAAAAAGAACCTTGAGGAAGCCGCAAATGATGTCCGGGATAAAGTATCCCAAGCCGTGCGAAGCCTGCCACAGGATATTGATGCCCCGCCGGTGGTATCCAAAGCCGATGCGGACTCCGATCCCATTATTACATTAACACTGCAAAGTGAGACGCGCGATAAACTTTCGCTGAGCGACTACGCCGAAAATGTGATTTCCGAAAGGTTGCAAACCATCCCCGGTGTCAGCAGCACACAGATCTATGGTCAAAAACGCTATGCCATGCGTCTGTGGCTCAACCCCGACCGTATGGCCGCCTATGGTATCACCGCTTCGGATATTCGTACGGCATTGAATAATCAAAACGTTGAATTGCCTTCTGGAAAGATTGTCGGCAACACCACTGAGCTTACCGTAAAAACAGTAGGAAATCTTTCCACACCCGAGCAATTCAATGATATCATTCTAAAAGCCGACAGCAGCCGCATCGTTAAATTCATCGACATTGGCCGGGCAGAAATAGATGCTGAAAATCTCGAAACAAAAATGGTCAGTAATGGTAAACAGCTGGTCGGTATTGCCATTATTCCTCAACCGGGAACAAATTACCTCGATATTGCCAACAATTTCTATAAAATGCTCGATCAGATCAAAGAAGATTTGCCCCAGGATATTATACTCAACATCGCTTCTGATAATACGACATTCATTAAAAAATCTGTTGAGGAAGTTGCCGAGACGCTCCTGATTTCGATCATTCTGGTCACCTTGATTATCTATTTTTTCTTCCGCGACTGGGGCATAGCCCTACGACCTCTTCTGGATATTCCCGTGTCTTTGATCGCGACATTCTTTATTATGTATATTTTTGGATTTTCCATCAATGTACTGACGCTACTCGCTATTGTACTCGCGACGGGGCTTGTCGTCGACGACGGTATTGTTGTTACCGAAAATATCTTCAAGAAAGTTGAAGAGGGAATGTCCCCTATTGAGGCTGCTCTAAAAGGATCTAAAGAAATATTCTTTGCCGTTATCTCCATTTCAATTACACTTGCAGCCGTATTCTTACCCGTTATATTTCTTCAGGGATTCGTTGGACGGCTATTCCGGGAGTTTGGTGTCGTCATCGCTTCGGCTGTATTGGTTTCCGCATTTGTTTCCCTTACCCTCACACCGATGCTCAATGCCTATCTAATCAAAGGCGGTGGACATAAGAAGACGAAATTTTACGATTGGACAGAACCCATGTTCGTCAAAATGAATAAAGGTTATGCCAATGCGCTAGAAAAATTCATGAAATTCAAATGGATAAGCTTTCCAATTCTGATCTTGTGTTTTGTGATTATTGGCATCCTTTTCTCCTCCATTAAAAAAGAAACGGCGCCCTATGACGACAGAAGCAGCATTTCTGTCAATGTGACGGGCCCTGAAGGTGCCACTTATGAATACATGGACCGATACATGCAGGAATTGGACAAATTGGTCTACGATTCCATTCCTGAGAACAAAATCAGTTTAAACATTACTTCTCCGGGTTTCGGCGCAAGCTCAGTCAACTCCGGACGTATACGGATGACACTGGTAGATCCCAGTGAACGTAAAAAGTCTCAGGATGATATTGCAAAAGAACTGACCAAATGGACAAAAAAATACGATGGTGTCCGCGTCAATGTTTCGCAAACGCCAACGATATCCATGAATCGCAGAGGTGGATTACCTGTTCAGTACATTATCCAGGCACAAAATTTTGAAAAACTTCAGGAAAAGATACCCGAATTTATGAATGAGGTCAATAGCGATCCGGCATTCTCCACAACGGACATCAACTTGAAGTTCAACAAACCCGAACTGCATGTTGAAATTGATCGTCTGAAAGCCCTCAGTCTGGGCGTTTCCGTACTTGACGTTTCGCAGTCCCTCCAATTATTACTAAGCGGCCAGCGTTTCGCTTATTTTATGCGTGATGGAAAACAATATCAGGTCATAGGCCAGGTTGAAAACGACCGTAGAGCCACACCTACAGACCTTGCGTCAATTTACGTGCGTAATAACCTCGGACAGCTTATCCAGTTAGACAACGTTGTAAGCGTTAAGGAAGAAAGCAGCCCTCCTCAACTCTACCACAATAACCGTTACATGTCGGCTACAGTTTCAGCCGGTTTGGCGCCAGGCATGAGTATGAGTGACGGAATCGCAGCAATGGATCGCATAAAAGAAAAGGTACTCGATCAGAGTTTCACCACCGACCTCAGCGGCGAATCACGTGACTTCGTTGAAAGTAGTTCCAATACACTATTTGCCTTTGGCCTTGCTTTGTTGCTTATCTACCTGATCTTAGCAGCTCAATTTGAAAGCTTCCTCGACCCATTTATCATCATCCTTACAGTACCCATGGCCGTTGCCGGAGCACTGATAAGTCTATGGTTATTTGATCAAACCTGGAATATTTTCAGCCAAATTGGAACCATTATGCTTATCGGTCTCGTGACCAAAAACGGTATCTTGATTGTTGAGTTTGCCAACCAGATGCGCGAAGAGGGAATGGAAAAATTTGAGGCCATTATGCACTCTGCCGAATCGCGCCTTAGACCGATCTTAATGACAAGTCTAGCCATTGCCTTGGGTGCATTACCGATTGCCATGTCACTTGGAGCTGCTTCAACGAGTAGAATTGGTATGGGGGTTGTAATCGTTGGTGGTACAATATTCTCCCTTATCCTAACCTTGTTCATTATCCCGGCAATCTATTACATGTGGTCAAGACAAAAAAAGCATAGACCTGAATTTGATAACATTAAAAGCTACGAATAA
- a CDS encoding efflux RND transporter periplasmic adaptor subunit produces MNKKSIIYLLLACAVFGGGYFLITAKKDKNEADKPNGKKDMPVPAQAIIAKSSVADRSINLSGSIDAEEQVEIRSEVSGRITKIYFSEGQRIKQGEPLIKIDDIELQAQLRQAQTTNQLNAENERRAKLLLQKGAISQEEFDIASAALKTSLAQIQLIQAQISKTTIRAPFSGMIGLRNISVGAIVSSSTLITNLVKDNLVKITFAVPEKYSNIVKINMPIEFSVANDPTVIKANIYAVEPQVSLNTRTLNVRARATNDQGKLKVGSFVNVIVPIEVENDAISIPTEAIVPVQDGKKVFVLQHGLAKEVKVETGARTDKDIVILSGISAGDTVLTTGVLSLKDGVKVKVSLAN; encoded by the coding sequence ATGAATAAAAAATCGATCATTTACCTTCTTTTGGCTTGTGCTGTGTTTGGAGGTGGATACTTTCTGATAACTGCTAAAAAAGACAAAAATGAAGCTGATAAGCCCAATGGGAAGAAAGATATGCCAGTCCCCGCACAGGCTATCATTGCCAAATCTTCCGTCGCCGACCGATCCATTAATCTCTCGGGAAGCATTGACGCGGAAGAGCAGGTTGAAATCAGAAGTGAAGTAAGTGGTCGAATCACCAAAATCTATTTCTCCGAAGGGCAGCGCATCAAACAGGGCGAACCCTTGATCAAGATTGATGATATTGAACTTCAGGCACAATTAAGACAAGCACAAACAACAAACCAGCTGAATGCCGAAAATGAACGTCGGGCCAAACTGCTGCTGCAAAAAGGAGCAATCAGTCAGGAGGAGTTTGATATAGCCAGTGCAGCTTTAAAAACCTCCTTAGCACAGATCCAGTTGATTCAGGCACAAATATCCAAAACAACCATCCGCGCCCCTTTTAGTGGCATGATTGGACTTCGAAATATTTCTGTAGGTGCCATTGTCTCATCCAGTACCCTGATTACAAATTTAGTGAAGGACAATCTTGTCAAAATTACTTTTGCAGTTCCTGAAAAATACAGCAATATTGTTAAAATAAACATGCCCATTGAGTTCAGCGTTGCCAACGACCCAACCGTCATCAAAGCAAATATTTACGCCGTTGAACCGCAAGTATCACTTAACACCAGAACACTCAACGTCCGCGCGAGAGCAACGAACGATCAGGGCAAATTGAAAGTCGGATCCTTTGTCAATGTGATTGTGCCGATCGAAGTGGAAAACGATGCGATATCCATTCCAACAGAAGCCATTGTTCCCGTACAGGATGGAAAAAAGGTATTTGTATTACAGCATGGCCTTGCCAAGGAAGTGAAGGTTGAAACTGGTGCGCGTACCGACAAAGACATCGTCATTCTCTCTGGCATCAGTGCCGGTGACACCGTTTTAACCACGGGCGTTCTGTCTTTAAAAGATGGAGTAAAAGTTAAGGTATCATTAGCTAACTAG
- a CDS encoding 30S ribosomal protein THX, whose product MGKGDIKTRRGKISNGSFGKRRPHLSKSDIKPKVKNEASTEVAQKTKSKK is encoded by the coding sequence ATGGGAAAAGGTGACATCAAGACCAGAAGAGGAAAAATATCAAATGGCTCTTTTGGAAAAAGAAGACCACATCTATCGAAATCAGACATTAAGCCAAAAGTAAAAAATGAGGCTTCAACAGAAGTGGCACAAAAAACAAAATCAAAAAAATAG
- the panB gene encoding 3-methyl-2-oxobutanoate hydroxymethyltransferase — MSVNKEMKRVSTAMLQAMKERQEKISMLTSYDYSMAKMVDQAGVDVILIGDSAANVFAGYETTLPITLDNMIYHAAAVARGTERAMVLADLPFGSYQGSANEAYNAAVRMMKESGAHALKLEGGLEIIENIKKIIAGGIPVCGHLGLTPQSINKFGNFGVRAKEEQEAAKLIEDALALQEAGCFAIVLEKIPAKLAKTVTEKLVIPTVGIGAGPDCDGQVLVINDMLGMNADFKPKFMRHFANLHEQITTAVANYVAEVKAVQYPNEDEQY; from the coding sequence ATGTCTGTAAACAAAGAAATGAAACGAGTAAGCACAGCAATGCTGCAAGCCATGAAAGAACGTCAGGAAAAGATTTCTATGCTTACAAGCTATGATTACTCCATGGCCAAAATGGTAGATCAAGCTGGTGTTGACGTTATTTTGATTGGAGATTCCGCAGCCAACGTATTTGCTGGCTACGAAACTACCTTGCCTATCACCCTAGATAATATGATCTACCATGCCGCTGCCGTTGCTAGGGGTACCGAGCGTGCCATGGTATTAGCAGATTTGCCATTTGGATCTTATCAAGGGTCGGCTAATGAGGCTTACAATGCAGCTGTACGCATGATGAAAGAATCGGGTGCGCACGCATTGAAACTGGAAGGTGGCCTTGAAATCATCGAAAACATCAAAAAAATCATCGCCGGAGGCATTCCTGTATGTGGACACCTGGGCTTGACTCCCCAATCCATCAATAAATTTGGAAATTTTGGTGTGCGGGCAAAAGAAGAACAGGAAGCCGCTAAATTAATAGAAGATGCACTCGCGCTGCAGGAGGCGGGCTGTTTTGCAATTGTTCTGGAAAAGATACCAGCAAAATTAGCTAAAACAGTAACCGAAAAATTGGTGATTCCAACTGTTGGTATTGGGGCCGGGCCGGATTGCGATGGACAAGTCCTTGTGATTAACGATATGCTTGGTATGAATGCCGATTTCAAACCAAAATTTATGCGTCACTTCGCTAACCTGCACGAACAAATAACCACGGCAGTAGCTAACTATGTGGCCGAAGTAAAAGCAGTACAATATCCGAACGAAGACGAACAATACTAG
- a CDS encoding RluA family pseudouridine synthase yields MIQNETRLFKFPKFSELIIHEDENLIVINKPPFVASLDEREGGEVNILRLAKKYHPDAQVCHRLDKETSGILLIAKNPETYRTISIAFEKRKVNKIYHAIIGGTHTFQDLLVDLPILNQGNKNVSIDRANGKPAETIFNSIKYYKNYTLVECKPITGRMHQIRIHLATQHAAIVGDDMYRGKPVYLSQIKKRGYTLSKDEEEQPIMKRFALHSKHVEFELNGVKMAFEAPYPKDFATLLKLLDKFDS; encoded by the coding sequence ATGATACAAAATGAGACTCGTCTATTTAAATTCCCCAAATTTTCAGAATTAATCATCCATGAGGATGAAAATTTGATTGTTATCAATAAACCGCCGTTTGTCGCTTCTTTAGATGAACGTGAGGGTGGGGAGGTCAATATTCTTCGCTTGGCGAAGAAATATCATCCTGATGCACAGGTGTGCCACCGCCTGGATAAAGAGACCTCGGGTATTTTATTAATTGCAAAAAATCCAGAAACATACCGTACAATTTCCATTGCATTTGAAAAAAGAAAAGTCAATAAGATTTATCATGCAATCATAGGTGGTACACATACTTTTCAGGATTTGCTTGTCGATTTGCCTATCTTGAACCAAGGCAATAAAAATGTATCTATTGATCGTGCAAACGGCAAACCGGCAGAGACCATCTTCAATTCGATCAAATACTACAAGAATTATACTTTAGTGGAATGTAAACCCATTACAGGACGTATGCACCAAATCCGCATTCACCTAGCGACACAACATGCCGCTATTGTGGGGGATGACATGTATCGCGGTAAACCTGTGTATTTGTCCCAAATTAAAAAAAGAGGATATACATTATCCAAAGATGAAGAGGAACAACCCATTATGAAGCGTTTTGCACTGCATTCAAAACATGTTGAATTTGAGTTGAACGGAGTTAAGATGGCTTTTGAGGCACCTTATCCAAAGGATTTTGCGACCTTGTTGAAGCTGTTGGATAAGTTTGATTCTTAA
- a CDS encoding TlpA disulfide reductase family protein has protein sequence MSPKTKKIIGNVVFVLLIGLLIWPTSRSYFQQFLMKMGFFKPILELNSASKESDWMAPEGAFNHVSFVNSLGETVKVADLKGKVVFINFWATWCAPCRAEMPSINVLYDRYKDNPNIVFLIVEIEGSKAKAEAFMKEQQLTLPVSFPNSDIPKEWLSGLIPSTVILDKAGKVATRHEGMANYSSPDVGKFIQDLINK, from the coding sequence ATGAGTCCGAAGACAAAAAAGATAATCGGAAACGTTGTATTTGTACTGCTCATCGGTTTATTGATCTGGCCAACAAGTAGAAGTTATTTTCAGCAATTTTTAATGAAAATGGGTTTTTTCAAACCTATTCTAGAGCTTAATTCAGCTTCTAAAGAATCTGATTGGATGGCTCCAGAGGGTGCATTCAATCATGTCTCCTTTGTCAATTCGCTGGGCGAAACAGTCAAGGTGGCAGATCTGAAGGGAAAAGTGGTTTTTATTAATTTTTGGGCAACGTGGTGCGCACCTTGTCGCGCAGAAATGCCTTCGATCAATGTACTCTATGATCGCTATAAAGATAATCCAAATATAGTGTTTTTGATTGTGGAGATAGAAGGCAGCAAAGCAAAGGCCGAGGCTTTTATGAAGGAACAGCAGCTGACCTTGCCAGTTAGTTTCCCAAATAGCGATATTCCGAAAGAGTGGCTCTCGGGACTCATTCCTTCAACGGTGATATTGGACAAAGCGGGTAAGGTAGCGACACGGCATGAAGGTATGGCGAATTATTCAAGCCCTGATGTAGGTAAATTTATTCAAGATTTAATCAATAAATAA
- the pyrF gene encoding orotidine-5'-phosphate decarboxylase — MTRAELIHQIKAKRSFLCVGLDTDLTKIPEHLLDDEDPIYSFNKAIIDATADLCVAYKPNIAFYECYGIKGWQSLQKTWAALPKDCFSIADAKRGDIGNTSGRYAMAFFDEKTSGLGFDSITIAPYMGKDSVTPFLDFNDKWAIVLALTSNEGSLDFQNFENKEGLQLFEQVIDKVNTWGTPDNLMYVVGATRGEGFIKIREHAPDHFLLVPGVGAQGGSLEDVCKFGMNKDCGLLVNSTRGIIYASKGRDFAERAREEALILQKEMEVELLKAGIIS; from the coding sequence ATGACAAGAGCAGAACTTATTCATCAAATAAAAGCGAAACGTTCATTTTTATGTGTCGGATTAGACACAGACCTCACCAAAATCCCGGAACATCTTTTAGATGATGAGGATCCGATCTATAGCTTCAATAAGGCTATCATAGATGCAACAGCTGATTTATGTGTTGCCTATAAGCCCAATATTGCATTTTATGAATGTTATGGAATTAAAGGCTGGCAATCGCTTCAAAAAACCTGGGCTGCGTTACCAAAGGATTGTTTTAGTATTGCTGACGCAAAAAGGGGGGATATTGGCAATACGTCGGGACGTTATGCGATGGCATTTTTTGATGAAAAGACGTCTGGTCTAGGCTTTGATAGTATTACAATTGCACCTTACATGGGGAAGGACTCGGTGACTCCATTTTTGGATTTTAACGATAAATGGGCAATCGTACTTGCTTTGACATCGAATGAGGGTAGCTTGGACTTTCAAAATTTTGAAAACAAAGAAGGCTTGCAATTGTTCGAACAGGTGATCGATAAAGTCAATACCTGGGGTACACCTGACAATTTGATGTATGTGGTCGGAGCAACACGCGGAGAGGGGTTTATCAAAATTAGGGAACATGCACCCGATCATTTTTTATTGGTTCCAGGAGTGGGGGCGCAAGGAGGTTCTCTTGAAGATGTCTGTAAATTTGGTATGAACAAAGATTGCGGACTTTTAGTAAATAGCACAAGGGGAATTATCTATGCTTCAAAAGGACGTGATTTCGCTGAAAGAGCACGGGAGGAAGCCCTAATTCTACAGAAAGAAATGGAAGTAGAACTGTTAAAAGCAGGCATTATTTCCTGA
- the guaA gene encoding glutamine-hydrolyzing GMP synthase — translation MPEKIIILDFGSQYTQLIARRVRELNVYCEIHPFNKLPDFDDSVKGVIFSGSPYSVRQEDAPQIDFVAIQDRFPLLGVCYGAQYIAQKSGGEVLPSEIREYGRANLQFVNSENELLAGVPTQSQVWMSHGDTIKEVPANFDIIASTDKVRVAAYQVKGTRTYGIQFHPEVTHSTDGAILLKNFVVNICGCAQDWTPDAFVETTVSSLKAQLGDDHVIMALSGGVDSTVAAVLLHQAIGKNLHCIFVDHGLLRKDEYEQVLDSYKNMGLNIKGINAKDLFYGRLAGVSEPEEKRKIIGNSFIDVFDEAAKEIQKELPEGIEAKWLGQGTIYPDIIESVSVKGPSATIKSHHNVGGLPDFMKLKVVEPLKTLFKDEVRRVGKALEVDQAILGRHPFPGPGLAIRILGDITPERVRIVQEADAIFINNLKEAGWYDKVWQAGTIFLPVRSVGVMGDERTYEHVVSLRAVGSLDGMTADWIHLPYDLLAKISNEIINHVKGINRVVYDISSKPPATIEWE, via the coding sequence ATGCCAGAAAAAATTATAATTCTAGACTTCGGGTCTCAATACACACAGTTGATCGCTAGACGTGTCAGAGAACTAAATGTGTATTGTGAGATACACCCGTTCAATAAATTGCCAGATTTTGATGACTCCGTAAAAGGTGTTATCTTTTCAGGAAGTCCATATTCTGTTAGACAAGAAGATGCACCGCAAATTGATTTTGTCGCTATTCAGGATCGTTTCCCACTTTTAGGAGTTTGTTACGGAGCACAATACATCGCTCAAAAATCAGGTGGTGAAGTGTTACCTTCTGAAATCCGCGAATATGGTCGTGCAAATCTGCAGTTTGTCAATAGTGAGAATGAATTATTGGCAGGAGTACCAACTCAATCGCAGGTATGGATGTCACATGGAGACACGATCAAAGAAGTTCCTGCAAATTTTGATATTATAGCAAGTACGGATAAAGTTCGCGTTGCTGCTTATCAAGTAAAAGGCACCCGTACCTATGGTATACAATTCCACCCGGAAGTAACACATAGTACTGATGGGGCTATCTTATTGAAAAACTTCGTTGTAAACATTTGTGGTTGTGCACAGGATTGGACACCAGACGCATTTGTTGAAACAACCGTATCCTCTTTGAAAGCGCAATTGGGTGACGATCACGTTATCATGGCTTTGTCAGGAGGAGTAGATTCAACAGTAGCAGCAGTATTGTTGCACCAAGCAATCGGAAAAAATTTACATTGTATTTTCGTAGATCATGGTCTGCTCCGTAAAGATGAGTACGAGCAAGTATTGGATTCTTACAAAAATATGGGGCTAAATATTAAAGGAATAAATGCCAAGGATTTATTTTATGGTAGATTAGCTGGGGTTTCTGAACCAGAAGAGAAACGCAAAATCATTGGTAATTCATTTATTGATGTTTTTGATGAAGCTGCAAAAGAAATCCAAAAGGAATTACCTGAAGGAATTGAAGCGAAATGGTTGGGACAAGGAACAATTTACCCAGATATTATCGAGTCGGTTTCAGTGAAAGGACCTTCAGCAACAATCAAATCGCACCATAACGTTGGTGGCTTACCTGATTTCATGAAATTGAAAGTCGTAGAGCCACTTAAAACGTTGTTTAAAGATGAAGTAAGAAGAGTAGGAAAAGCTTTAGAAGTGGATCAGGCAATTTTAGGCAGACATCCCTTCCCTGGACCAGGTTTGGCAATTCGTATTTTAGGTGATATTACACCTGAGCGTGTACGTATTGTACAAGAAGCTGATGCGATCTTTATCAATAATCTGAAGGAAGCTGGCTGGTACGATAAAGTATGGCAAGCTGGTACAATTTTCTTGCCAGTGCGTTCTGTAGGCGTAATGGGTGACGAGCGTACTTACGAGCATGTTGTTAGCTTACGTGCAGTTGGTTCTCTTGATGGAATGACTGCGGATTGGATACATTTACCATATGACCTGTTGGCAAAAATTTCAAATGAAATTATCAACCATGTGAAAGGAATAAACAGAGTTGTATATGATATCAGTTCAAAACCGCCCGCTACAATTGAGTGGGAATAA
- a CDS encoding ABC transporter substrate-binding protein: MISVQNRPLQLSGNKIWVAALVALCLASCTTKKSTVLRSPSSGQGEQQTAVTKPAVDNNKTIAKVGDIQDVNGHAVKNNRIALLLPFELSGIAGTITKEDVERSSLALDFYQGFQLGLDKIAKEGALFDLQVIDSRDNVAYNATLGTSVNVKDAVLVVGPVYPREIKSFGQTFANKNVLQVSPLAATMASEFSLPNLVSITPSIRTHSETLAKYVADQYYTGDQILVYDAGDDESKQFLVNFVSEISKANAQAKVKTVMSVNEFNNSLVLTGTNHVISGTANKNLVKGLLDAMDERFLNPGNQFKLYGHPNMAKLSFENFENMDFYGLTITSSNLVNESDSDTRKFIGNYRSAYKVDPSEFSYKGYDAALYFGRLIHKYGVDYVSRMTQDKFSGLNSDYKFEFYPKWGYANRALGIMVYHNKKFERK, from the coding sequence ATGATATCAGTTCAAAACCGCCCGCTACAATTGAGTGGGAATAAAATATGGGTTGCGGCACTTGTAGCATTATGTCTTGCAAGCTGCACAACCAAAAAAAGCACGGTATTGCGTTCGCCTTCCTCTGGTCAAGGCGAACAGCAAACTGCTGTGACTAAACCAGCAGTTGACAACAATAAGACCATTGCCAAAGTGGGGGATATCCAGGATGTCAACGGCCATGCTGTGAAAAATAATCGCATCGCCTTGTTATTACCATTCGAGTTAAGTGGTATTGCGGGGACGATTACAAAAGAAGATGTGGAGCGTTCTTCCTTGGCACTTGATTTTTATCAGGGATTTCAGTTGGGCCTTGACAAAATTGCCAAAGAGGGTGCTTTATTTGATCTACAAGTAATTGATTCTCGAGACAATGTTGCCTACAATGCGACTTTAGGGACTTCGGTGAATGTCAAAGATGCTGTACTTGTGGTCGGTCCGGTATATCCGCGTGAGATAAAAAGCTTTGGGCAAACATTTGCAAATAAGAATGTGTTACAAGTTTCGCCGTTGGCGGCGACTATGGCTTCTGAGTTTAGCTTACCTAATTTGGTTTCCATCACACCATCTATTCGTACACACTCGGAAACATTGGCAAAATATGTTGCTGATCAGTACTATACGGGTGATCAGATTCTGGTATACGATGCCGGTGACGATGAAAGTAAACAGTTTCTAGTCAATTTTGTTAGCGAAATTTCAAAGGCTAATGCACAGGCAAAAGTAAAAACTGTTATGAGCGTCAACGAGTTCAACAATAGCCTTGTGTTGACGGGAACTAATCATGTCATTTCTGGTACGGCCAATAAGAATTTGGTAAAGGGGCTTTTGGATGCTATGGACGAACGCTTTTTGAATCCAGGTAACCAGTTTAAGTTGTATGGACATCCAAATATGGCTAAGCTTTCTTTTGAGAATTTCGAAAATATGGATTTCTATGGACTTACTATTACTTCTTCCAACTTAGTGAATGAGAGTGATAGTGATACCCGCAAATTTATTGGAAATTATAGATCGGCTTATAAAGTGGACCCGTCTGAGTTTTCATATAAAGGTTATGATGCGGCATTGTATTTCGGTCGATTGATTCATAAATATGGCGTGGATTATGTTAGCCGAATGACGCAAGATAAGTTTTCGGGATTGAATAGCGATTACAAATTTGAGTTTTATCCAAAATGGGGCTATGCTAATAGAGCTTTGGGTATAATGGTTTATCACAACAAAAAATTTGAAAGAAAATAA